The proteins below come from a single Malus domestica chromosome 03, GDT2T_hap1 genomic window:
- the LOC139194538 gene encoding uncharacterized protein: MAEKKGGSELNVSIVHPDLGIGIIPVTVYGAFLPRHIFYRLHALCAYIRCLFVALCMLVMWPSFDVILTDQVSVVIPVLKLKKATKVLFYCHFPNLLLAQHTTVLRRIYRKPIDFIEEMTTGMADKILVNSKFTASMFAKTFKHVDVRGIKPAVLYPAVNVNQFNEPANSYK, from the exons ATGGCGGAGAAGAAAGGAGGCTCCGAGTTGAACGTTTCAATCGTTCATCCCGATCTGGGAATTg GTATCATTCCAGTTACTGTATATGGTGCCTTCCTACCCCGACATATATTCTATCGACTCCATGCTTTGTGTGCATATATACGGTGCCTTTTTGTTGCTCTCTGCATGCTGGTCATGTGGCCATCGTTTGATGTAATACTAACAGATCAGGTTTCTGTTGTCATCCCAGTGCTGAAGCTTAAGAAGGCAACAAAG GTTTTGTTTTATTGTCATTTTCCGAATTTATTGCTGGCTCAACACACAACTGTTTTGAGGAGGATATATAGAAAACCCATAGACTTCATAGAAGAAATGACGACTG GAATGGCAGATAAGATTCTTGTTAACAGCAAATTCACAGCATCTATGTTTGCGAAGACATTTAAGCATGTTGACGTACGAGGGATTAAGCCAGCTGTTCTTTATCCAGCTGTCAACGTGAATCAGTTTAATGAACCAGCCAATTCTTACAAGTAA